The Streptomyces sp. NBC_01463 DNA window GGCGATCCGGGCGGCGGCCCAGGCGCCGAGGAGGGTGACGGCCAGGGCCGCACAGGCGGGAAGGATTCCGGCCGTCCGCTCCAGCGTCGCCGGAATCACACCCATGTCGATGAATCGACCGTGCAGCCATCGGGCGAGCGGCAGCCCGGCCAGGGCGCCCAGCACTCCGGCCACGGCGCCGACCAGCAGTGCCTCGCGTCCGAGCAGCCGGCGGATCTGCCGCGAAGTGGCCGCGATGGTGCGCAACAGGGCCAGTTCCCGGTGGCGTTGCTGGATGGAGAGGGCGAAGGTCCCGACGACCACGAGGACCGCGACCAGCAGGGAGGTGCCGCCCATGGCCCCTCCCATGGAGACCAGCTTGACCCGGGCTCCGGCGGCGTCCAGGAACTCGACCGGTCCGCGCCCGTCGCCCGTCGAGACCTGTGCCGTGGTGCCCTTGAGGGCGTGCGCGACCCGCTCCTTCAGCAGGCCGGTGTCCGTACCCGGTACCGGCAGCACGCCCAGGGCGGAGACCTGTCCAGGGCGGGCGGCGAGGCGCTCCGCCTCCGCGGTGGAGAAGAACAGCGAGGTCTGCTGCCGGAGTTCACCGTGTCCGCGGGGAGCTGCGATGCCGCTGACGCGGTAGGTGCGCGGTGCTCGGGTGGACTGCACGGTGAGGCGGTCCCCGGCGGTGAGACCTGCCCGTCCGGCGAGTCCCCGGTCGATCACCACGTCGTCGGCCGAGGCCGGGGCGCGGCCCGCGGTGAGGGCGAACGGGGTGAGCGGCGCGGAGTCCCAGGCGTGGCCGTACGAGGGCGGCCCGTCGTCCTCACCGCGGGACGGCAGACCCAACGGCTCGGCGAGAAAGGTCAGTTCGGGCACGACCGTGCGCACGCCCTCCAGGTTCCGGAGGCGGTCGGCGGTACCGGCGGGCAGCCAGGCGCGTTCGGCGACCGGTTTGGCCTTGTGCTTGACCTTCGTCTTGCCGTTGCCCCTGTGCTTCACGGTGGTCCGGTGGACGTTCTGGTCCGCGGAGACGACGAGCGGGGTCGCGGCGTACCGCTCGGTGGCGATCCGGCCGCGCAGGCCCGTCTCCAGCAGGGTGCCGCAGGCGGTGACGAGGGCGGCGGCGCACATGAGGGCCAGCAGCGCTCCGAGGAATCCTCCCTTGCGGTCGCGGACCGTTCGCAGGGCGTAGCGCAGCATCATGATGCGTCCGTCTCTCTTCTGTTGTCGGCCTGGGAGGCGTCGTCGGGGGCGGACCCGTCAGGGCCGGGGGCGTCCGGGCCGGGGTCCGGGAAGGCGAGCAGGCGGGTGTGGACCGTACGGGCGCCGGCCGGGGTCTCGGCGTCGGGGCGCTTGTAGCGGTTCATGAGGGCGATGTACTCCTCGAAGAACTCCTGGAGTTCGGCGAGCGTGAGCCGCAGCGAGCCACGCGAGTAGGCGTGCGCGTCGGCCCACTCGTCAGCACGTCCGTCAGCGGTGTGACCGTCAGAGGCACGTCCGGTGGCGGTACGTCCGGTGGCGGTACGTCCGTCGGTGCCCCGTGCCTCCGCCGCCGCACCGCTCTCGCGCTGGAGCCGCTCGAAGAGCGCGAGGTCGGCGGCGTACGCATGCCGGTTCAGCTCGTCCATGACCAGCCGCATCCCGGGTGTCCGGCGGGACGGCGGCGGGAATCGGCGGTCGCCGGGAACGGCTCGCCACCACCGCGCCCGGCGCGCACCCGGCGCGCGCGGCGGCGCGGTGTCGGCCACGAAGCCGTACCGGGCGAGTTCGCGCAGGTGGTAGCTGGTGGCTCCGGTGTTCAGCCCCAGGGCGCGGGCCAGGATCGCGGAGGTCGCCGGGCCGTGCAGGGTCAGGTGCTGAAGGATCTGCTGGCGTCGCGGCTGGGCGAGGGCCTTGAGGGCCGCCAGCTCCGTGATCTCGGTACCGCCGGACTGTTCTGGCATGCGTCACACACTGCTCTGTGCACAGATGTCTGTGCACTGGAGCATTCCGGCGTCTTCGTACGGGGGCTGTCCCCCGTACGACAGGCCTCCCCGGCCCCGAATGCGTCGCGACACACCCGTATGGCCTCGCTCCGGTGGAGGGAACCGCGGGCCCGACGGACATTCGCCTCAACGCCAAGGACCGCTACGGCCCGGCCATGACGCCACCGCTGTGACGGCGGGGGCGACGGCTGTGCCCGACGCTGTGCCGCTGCTACGACGGGGAGCCCGCACCCATGCCGACCACCTCTCTCACCCCCGACGACGTCGACGTCCAGGCCGCTCGCCTCCATGACTCGGAGGCCTGGCAGCAGATCGTCACGGGCTGGGACGTCACCGTCCCCGAAACCCTGTGCCCCGTCCCGCCCGGCGACGCCCAGGGGCGGCCGGCGCCCTCGGACGACTGGCGCGCCCTGCTGTCCGTCCCGGTGGAGCAGCTCATCGCCGACACCGTGCGCACCCTGCCCGCCGCCGTGCCGCGTGAGCGGCCCCTTCCCGGGCGGCTCGGTGCGGTGCTGCCGGACCGGCTCCATGCCTGGCGGCGCATCGGACAGCCGGAGGTGCGGCCTTCCGTCCATCTCGCCCATGCGCGGCAGATCCTGACCGAGTGGGGCTGGCAGAACACCCCCTACCGGCTCCGCAACGCGCGGGGCGCCCGCTGCATCTGCGGCGCCATGCTCACCGCACACCGGCTGGGCCACGGATCGGTGCACACCGTCGACCGGGCCGGTGCCTGGCTGATCGCCGAGCTCCGTTCCCAGGGCTGGACCGGGCTGATCGGGCCGTGGAACCGCTACCCCGGACGCACCGCAGCGGACGCCCTCGCCCTGATCGACGCCACCATCAGCCGCGCGGCCCGCGCCGGGCAGTAGCGCCCGGGGCGGCCCCCACCTCTACGCACCGGCACCGCACAGCGCCCCTCGACGCCCCGCAGCGCCTCCGTCACCGGACCGCACCCTTGGGCCGGCCCCGAACGAACGCCGGCAGCACTCAGAAGGTGTCGTCCAGCCCCTCGGTGTCCTCGCCCTCTTCCTCAAGTGCCCGGCGCACCACGCGCAGGGCCATTCCCTCCCCGTACCCCTTGCGGGCGAGCATGCCCGCAAGGCGGCGAAGCCGTTTGTCGCGCTCCAGGCCCCGGGTGGACCGGAGCTTGCGCGCGACGAGTTCACGCGCGGTCTCCTCCTCCTGCTCGGAGTCGAGCCGACCGACGGCCTCGTCGATCACGGCGGAGTCCACCCCCTTGGTCCGCAGCTCCCGGACGAGGGCGCGGCGCGCCAGACCGCGGCCGTGGTGCCGGGATTCCACCCAGGCACCGGCGAACGCGGCGTCGTCGATCAGGCCGACGTCCTCGAAGCGCGAGAGCACTTCCTCGGCCGCCTCGTCCGGGATCTCCCGCTTGCGCAGGGCGTCCGCGAGCTGCTTGCGGGTGCGCGGAGTCCCGGTGAGCAGCCGCAGGCAGATGTTGCGCGCCTGCTCGACCGGATCTCGCGGCTCCTCCTTCTCGGCCCTCGACGAGGAGGAGGAGCCGCTGTCCCGGGAACGGGAGCGGGAACGGCGCCCCGCCCCCTCGCCGAATCCGGCCCCCGGGCCCGGACCCCTGCCGCGGCCGGCCCTGGTGGCCGGCTCGTGGGAGGGATCGGGCTCGTTGTCGGATCCGGCCGTGTGCCCGGGGGCGAATTCGGGACCGGGGCCCGCGCCGGGGTCGGCGGCGCTGCCCGGCCACTCCGTACGACGCGTCACGGTCTAGCTCTTGGCCGCCGCCGCCTTGGCCGGCTTGGCCTTGCCGGCCGGAGCGGGTACCGCCTTCGCCGCGCCGTCGGCCGGAACCGCCGCCACGCCTGCCGCGTCCGCACCGGCTTCGGCGACGGGCTGCTCGGCCTCGGGCCGGACTCCGACGCCCAGCTTCTCCAGGATCTTCTTCTCGATCTCGTCGGCGAGGTCGGGGTTGTCCTTGAGGAAGTTGCGGGCGTTCTCCTTGCCCTGGCCGAGCTGGTCGCCCTCGTACGTGTACCAGGCGCCGGCCTTGCGGACGAAGCCGTGCTCCACGCCCATGTCGATCAGACCGCCCTCGCGGCTGATGCCCTGGCCGTAGAGGATGTCGAACTCGGCCTGCTTGAAGGGCGGCGCGACCTTGTTCTTGACGACCTTGACGCGGGTGCGGTTGCCGACCGCGTCGGTGCCGTCCTTGAGCGTCTCGATCCGGCGGATGTCGAGGCGCACCGAGGCGTAGAACTTCAGCGCGCGGCCGCCGGTGGTGGTCTCCGGCGAGCCGAACATCACGCCGATCTTCTCGCGGAGCTGGTTGATGAAGATCGCGGTGGTCTTGGACTGGTTGAGCGCGCTGGTGATCTTCCGGAGCGCCTGGCTCATCAGACGGGCCTGCAGACCCACGTGCGAGTCGCCCATCTCGCCCTCGATCTCCGCTCGCGGCACGAGCGCCGCGACGGAGTCGATGACGATCAGGTCGAGCGCGCCCGAGCGGACCAGCATGTCCACGATCTCGAGGGCCTGCTCACCGTTGTCCGGCTGGGACAGGATGAGGTTGTCGATGTCGACGCCGAGCTTCTTCGCGTACTCGGGGTCGAGCGCGTGCTCCGCGTCGATGAAGGCCACCGAGCCGCCGAGCTTCTGCGCGTTCGCCACCGCGTGCAGCGTCAGCGTCGTCTTGCCGGAGGACTCCGGTCCGTACACCTCCACCACACGGCCGCGCGGCAGACCGCCGACGCCGAGCGCGACGTCGAGCGCGGTGGACCCGGTGGGGATCACTTCGATGGGCTCGTTCGGCCGCTCGCCCAGGCGCATCACCGCGCCCTTGCCGAATTGCCGTTCAATCTGTGCGAGTGCGGCGTCCAGCGCCTTCTCGCGGTCGTTTCCTGCCATGGGTTCCACCCGATTTGCTTGAGTCGATCGCTTCACGTCTCAGACGCTAACCCCTGCCACTGACAATGGGCCTCGACGTCCTCCCGGCCTGTGGACAACTCCACGGTCGAGTCCGGCAAAACCCGGCCGGAATCCCATGAGAAAGGATGTTCGATTTTGGTGTCAAGCGCACCACGCCGCACCGACTCGCCCCCAGGATAGCGCCTAGCATCCGGGTTTCAGGGAGTCAAGATCATGTGTCCGACGTCATGCCGAATCCCGGCCGTATGGGGACAACATCACCGGACCGCTGCACACCGCGCCCTCAGGAGCGCGGCTGCGGACCCCCCGGATCCTGCCCGTCGTCGGCGTCGTCGGCTCCCGGCTCCTGCCCGTGGTCCGGCTCCTGCCCGTGGTCCGGCTCCTGCCCGTCGTCGGGCTCGGGGGCGTGCCAGATCCGGCGCAGCCGCGTGGACAGTGCCTCGCCGCGCTGCCACTGGTGGCGGCCGTGCACCCGGGGGTCGTCCGTGACGGCGTAGCGCTTCACGTACGCGCCGAGGAAGGCCTGGAGCGTGGCCACGGCCGGGATGGCGATGAGCGCGCCGACGGCACCCATCAGCGCCGTACCGGCGATGACCGAACCGAAGGCGACCGCCGGGTGGATGTCGACGGTCTTCGAGGTCAGCTTGGGCTGCAGCACGTAGTTCTCGAACTGCTGGTACACGACGACGAACCCGAGCACCCACAGCGCGTACCAGGGGTTGACGGTGAACGCGATCAGCATCGGCAGGGCGCCCGCCAGATACGTACCGATCGTGGGGATGAACTGCGAGACGAGTCCCACCCAGACCGCGAGCGCCGGCGCGTACGGCACGCCGAGGGCCAGCAGCAGGATGTAGTGCGCGATGCCGGAGATGAGCGCCATCAGGCCGCGCGAGTAGAGGTAGCCGCCGGTCTTGTCGACCGCGATCTCCCAGGCCCGCAGCACCTCTGCCTGGCGGGCCGGCGGCAGGACGGAGCACAGTCCGCGGCGCAGCCGTGGGCCGTCGGCGGCGAAGTAGAACGAGAACAGGAAGATCGTCAGCAGCCGGAACAGCCCGCCGAGAACCGTGGTGGACACGTCGAGCACCCCGGTCGCGCTGTTCTGGACGTACTTCTGCAGCCAGTCGGAGTGCAGCAGGCTGTCCTGCACCTCGACCCGGGAGAGCTCGGTGTGGAACGTCTGGTTGACCCAGTTGATCACCGAGTCGAGGTACTTCGGGAAGTCCTCCACCATGTCGACGATCTGGCCCGCGAGCATCGAGCCGAGAAGCACGACGAATCCGGCCCCGGCGATCAGCACGCCGAGGAAGACCAGGAAGGTGGCGAAGCCCCGGCGCATGCCGCGGGACGACATACGGCTCACCGCGGGCTCGATCGCGAGCGCCAGGAAGAAGGCGATCAGCACGTTGATCAGCAGGCCGATGAGCTGGTCGAAGGCCCAGCTGCCGAGCCGGAAGCAACCGTAGAGCGCCAGGGCGAGCACCATGGCCCGCGGCAGCCAGGCCGGCATGCGGACGGGCCCGGTGCCGGACGGCGCGACCGGCGGGACGGGCGGATCGGCGGGCGGCTGGGTCTGAACGGTCTCGTCTGTCGGTGCCACGGGGCAAGTCTCGCCTACTGCCGGGGCAAACGGTCGCGCGCCCCGGAGGACGAGCCTCCGCCGCACCGCGCCGGACCGTGTGTCAGCGCTTGTCCGCGGGGATGCCGACCGCCGTGCAGACCCCTCGCCACACGTCCTTGGTCTCCCAGCCCGCGTCCAGTGCCTGCCGCACCGTGAGCCCGCCGAGTTCCGCCATCACGTGATCACGCGCGAAGGAGTCGGCGTACCCCGCGCCGAAGTGGTCTGCCATCCGTTCCCAGAAAATCGTCAACCGCATGCCACCAGTATCCCGCTCCTGAGAGTGCAGCAGGGCCGCCAGGCCTCGCCGAGCGCGCCAACCGTCCTACGGTCGGTCCATGGCTGGAACCGGAACAAGTCCCCTCAACCGTGCCGAGCAGTTCATCTGGCTCACGGCCCGTGTCCTCGAACAGCGGCGGTTCGCGCATCACTTCCTGAAGGGAAGCGCGGACGCCGTCGAGACGGCACTCGCCGCCTATCTCAACGAGGACGGCGGGTACGGCCATGCGCTCGAACCCGACCTGCGCGGTCCCGTCAGTCAGCCGCTGCACACGGCACACGCGCTGAGCGTCCTCGACTCCATCGACCGCTGCGGCGGGCTACGGGTGGAACGCATCTGCCGCTACCTGACCGACGTCTCCACCAAGGAAGGGGCCTTACCCGCTCTGCTCCCCTCGCAACGCGGCTACCCGGCCGCTCCGTTCATCCCCGTCGTCGACGACCCGCCGGCCGAGCTGCTGGCCACCGGTCCCGTCGTCGGGCTGCTGCACCGCAACTCGGTGTGGCACGCCTGGCTGTTCCGGGCCACCGACTTCTGCTGGGCCGCCGTCGACGCCCTGGAGGCGTCGCATCCCTACGAGATCGAGGCCGCGGTCGCCTTCCTCGACGGTGCGCCGGACCGGCCTCGGGCCGAGGCCGCCGCCGACCGGCTGGGACGTCTGGTGCGCGACCAGCGGCTCGCGGTGCTGCACCCGGAACGCCGCGCGGAGTACCCGGTCGCGGCCGGGTACGCACCGGGCGAGCAGCACTTCCCGTACGACTACGCCCGCGCTCCCGAATCGCTCGCGCGCCGGTGGTTCACCGACGAGGAGATGGACCGGGCCCTGGACCATCTGGCGGCCGGGCAGGAGGCGGACGGCGGCTGGCCGGTGACCTGGCGCCAGTGGGCACCGGGAACCGCCCTGGAGGGGCGCCCCCTGGTGACGCTCAGGGCCCTGCAGACGCTGCGGGCCCACGGACGCGGCCTGGACTGACCGGAGCACCGGACAGCGGTCCGCGCTCGGCAGCCGCCACCGGCCCGGGGTCTCTCACGCGCCGCCCCTCCCCTCGTCCCCCTGCCCGGTGTCGCGCAGGAGCAGGGCGGCGATGGCGAGCGCGGTGCCGCGCGGTGAGCCGAGGTCGAGCCCGGTCAGTTCCGCGAGCCGGGCGAGCCGGTTGTCGACGGTGTTGGGGTGCAGCCCGAGGAGTACGGCGGTGAGGCGCCGGTCCTGCTGCTGCGCCAGGTACGTCCGCAGGGTCCGCAGGAGTTCGGGGCGGGCGGCGACCGGGTCCAGCAGGGCCGCGATGCGCCGGCCGCTGGGGCCGGGCCGCGACAGGTGGAATTCCAGGAGCACGTCGTCGAGACCGTGCACCCCCGGGGGCAGCCCGCACACCCGCGCGATCCGCAGGATCTCCGTCGCCGTGCGGGACGCCTCGGGCACCGCCGCGGGTGAATCGGCCCGCGCCGCGGCGATCCGCACCCCGGCCCCGCAGGCGCGGGACAGCCGGCGGGCGAGATCGTCCGGCGGTTCGCAGTCCCGCGGGACGACGGCGTGGCCGGCACCCGCGTCGAAGAGGAACAGCAGCTCCGTACCGAAGGTCTGGTCGAGGACCGTCTGGATCCGCCGCATGCCGCGCCGCACCGTCACCGGGCCGGGGGCGTCCGGCTGCCCGCCGTCCGGCCCGCCCGGGCCGTCCTCAGGTTCCAGGGCGACGGCGAGCACCAGTGCCGGCCCGTCCAGACCGAGTTCCTCCAGCAGCGCCGGAACCGGCTCCAGCGTCCCGTCCAGGAAGCCGCGGACCAGGGAGCGGCGCCGCTCCCGCTGCTCCGCCTCCAGCGCGGAGCGCTCGTCCATGTAGGTCTCGGCCACGGCGCCCAGGAGCAGGTGGTGCGACTGGAGCAGCAGGTCGACGAGTTCGATGAGCGCGCCCTGCTCGCCCGGCTCCGCCGCCTCGCGCAGCGCCTGCCACAGGACGTACACGCCGAGGGCGTGGGTGCGCAGCAGGAGGTGCAGGGGCACGCCCTCCTCGGCGCGCTGCGCGGCCCGCTCGCGAAACAGCCGCAGCCCGCCGGCGCCGGGATGCGGATCGCTGACCCGTCGCAGGAAGAGCCGCACCCCGTGCCGGGCGGTGGCGGCGATCTCCAGGTCCTTCACGTCGCCGGGGAGGTCCGCGTACCCGGGAAGCTGCTCGAAGGACTCCCGGGCCATGTGCCGGGCCAGCTCGTTGACCCGGGGCTCGCAGCGCAGGGCGAGGGCTCTCGCCGCGTCGGACAGGGGCACGGCGGTTCTCCCGCGTTCCGGTGGGTGCTGTGACACGTCACAGTATGCGGCGCGCGGCGGTGTGACGAGGGTGGGTGTCGGAGGTCACCGGGGAGGCCGAGACTCTGGATTCCGGCGATCCGCCGCACAGGACCGAAGGAGCCGCAGGTATGACCGAGCACAAGCCGACGGACTATCTCAGCTATGTCGACCGGGTGTGGCAGGGCGAGGACACCCTGCTGGCCCATCTGTCGGGGACGTATTCGGGCGCGGGGCTGGTGACCGTGCGCGAGCGGGTCGGCTTCCTGCCCGCCTTCGCCAATGTGGCGGTCTTCGACACGGGCGACGGGCTGGTCCTGGTGGACTCGGGCGACATCCGTACCGCCGGGCCGCTGCACGAGGCGGTCCGCGCGTACAGCGAGCAGCCGGTGAGCACGGTCGTCTACACGCACGGGCACATCGACCACGTCTTCGGGGTTGCGCCCTTCGACGCGCAGGCGGACAGCGAGGGCCGGGAGCGGCCCGAGGTCATCGCGCACGAGGCCGTCACCGCCCGCTTCGACCGCTACGTCAGCACCGCGGGGTACAACACCTGGATCAACCGCAGGCAGTTCGGCGTGCCGTCACTGAACTGGCCGTCCACCTACCGCTACCCCGACACCACCTACCGCGAGCGGATGACGGTCCGGCGTGGCGGTCTGACCTTCGAGCTGGTGCACGCCAAGGGCGAGACCGACGACAGCACCTATGTGTGGATCCCCGAGCTCAAGACGCTGTGCACCGGCGACCTGTTCATCTGGAACACGCCGAACGCGGGCAACCCCCAGAAGGTGCAGCGCTATCCGGAGGAATGGGCGAGGGCGCTGCGCGCCATGCAGGAGCTGGGTGCCGAACTGCTGCTCCCGGGGCACGGCGTGCCGATCGTGGGCAGGGACCGGGTCCACCGGGCGCTCGATGACACCGCGCGTCTCCTGGAGTCACTGTGCGAGCAGACCAGGGCCCTGATGAACGCGGGCCACCGCCTCGACGCGGTGGTGCACGGCGTCCAGGTGCCTCAGGAACTGCTGGCGAGGCCCTATCTGCATCCGGCCTACGACGAGCCGGAGTTCGTCGTACGGAACCTGTGGCGGCTGTGGGGCGGCTGGTACGACCAGAACCCGGCGCACCTCAAGCCGGCTCCGGACGCGGCGGTCGCGGCCGAGTTCGCCGCCGCGGCGGGCGGTGCGGCCGTGCTGGCGGCGCGCGCGGCCGAACTGCTGGACAAGGGCGAACTGCGACTGGCCGCGCACCTGGCGGAGACCGCCGCGCTGGCGGCCCCGGCCGATGTGGACGTGGCACGGACACGGGCCCGGGTCTACGCACGGAGGGCGACGGCCGAGACGTCGACGATGGCGCGCGGAGTGTTCAACTGGGCGGCCGCCGAGTCTGCGGCGGTGGCCGAGGGCACCGATCTGGAGACGGAGCTGACGCGCTCGCCCGAGGGCCGCAGGCGTGCGGCCGGAATGATCAGCGTCGGCGTCACGGACGACGAAGCCTGCGGCTGCGGCGGGGAGCCCGGGGAGGACGGATGAGCGCCGGCACCGGGGAGGCGACCGCGCCGCCCGCTGACACGGAAGGGGCGCGGCGACTGCGACGGGGCGCCTGGGGCACCACCTGGCTGCTGCTCACCTTCATGCTGGTGAACTTCGCCGACAAGACCGTGATGGGGCTGGCCGCCGATCCGATCCGCGCGGAGCTGGGGCTGACCCGCGGTGAGTTCGGTACGGCGCAGGCCGCGTTCTTCGCCCTGTTCAGCCTGGCCGCGCTCGGGGTGTCCTTCCTGACCCGCCGCGTCCGGACGACGGTGCTGCTGCTCGGCATGGCGCTGCTGTGGTCGGCGGCGCAGCTGCCGATGCTGCTGGGTGCCGCGGGTTTCGGGACGCTGCTGGCGACCCGGGTGCTGCTCGGCGCTGCGGAGGGTCCGGCGGCGCCGGTGGCGGTGCACCACCTGCACGGCTGGTTCGGGCAGCGGGAGCGGACTCTGCCGACGGCGGTGCTGATGGTCGGTGCGGCGGGCGGGGTGGCGGTGTCCGCTCCGCTGCTCACCGTGGTGATCGACGTGTGGGGGTGGCGCTGGGCCTTCGGCTCCGTGGGGCTCATCGGTCTGGTCTGGGCGGTGTGCTGGTACGCCCGTGGCGAGGAGGGCCCTCTTGCCCCACCGCTCGCCGGGCGGTCCGCCGCCCGTGACGAGGGGGCTCCGTCCGTTCCCTACCGACGGCTGCTGCTCTCCGGCACCTGGCTGACGGCCGCCTTCGGGGCGTTCGCCGCCTACTGGCTGCTCTCGGCCGGGCTGACCTGGGCTCCGGACTATCTGCACGAGGTGTCCGGACTGAGCCTGAAGCAATCGGGTGCCGTGGTGACGGCGACCGCGGTGGGCAACGCGGTGGTGCTGCTGACGCAGGGC harbors:
- a CDS encoding MFS transporter — encoded protein: MSAGTGEATAPPADTEGARRLRRGAWGTTWLLLTFMLVNFADKTVMGLAADPIRAELGLTRGEFGTAQAAFFALFSLAALGVSFLTRRVRTTVLLLGMALLWSAAQLPMLLGAAGFGTLLATRVLLGAAEGPAAPVAVHHLHGWFGQRERTLPTAVLMVGAAGGVAVSAPLLTVVIDVWGWRWAFGSVGLIGLVWAVCWYARGEEGPLAPPLAGRSAARDEGAPSVPYRRLLLSGTWLTAAFGAFAAYWLLSAGLTWAPDYLHEVSGLSLKQSGAVVTATAVGNAVVLLTQGLLARRASSKGTAPRLPAGLGGGLVMCVAAVSIAAFAEVDAVGVKIALMVGPMALTNVILTVSQTAVARITPAGQRGVALGALAFVYALAGVLSPLVTGRMVDAAASVPAGYHSAYLLMAGLVAVAGVLAVCFLRPEKDALRLDVPEAPAAAPPVH
- a CDS encoding AI-2E family transporter, whose translation is MPAWLPRAMVLALALYGCFRLGSWAFDQLIGLLINVLIAFFLALAIEPAVSRMSSRGMRRGFATFLVFLGVLIAGAGFVVLLGSMLAGQIVDMVEDFPKYLDSVINWVNQTFHTELSRVEVQDSLLHSDWLQKYVQNSATGVLDVSTTVLGGLFRLLTIFLFSFYFAADGPRLRRGLCSVLPPARQAEVLRAWEIAVDKTGGYLYSRGLMALISGIAHYILLLALGVPYAPALAVWVGLVSQFIPTIGTYLAGALPMLIAFTVNPWYALWVLGFVVVYQQFENYVLQPKLTSKTVDIHPAVAFGSVIAGTALMGAVGALIAIPAVATLQAFLGAYVKRYAVTDDPRVHGRHQWQRGEALSTRLRRIWHAPEPDDGQEPDHGQEPDHGQEPGADDADDGQDPGGPQPRS
- the recA gene encoding recombinase RecA gives rise to the protein MAGNDREKALDAALAQIERQFGKGAVMRLGERPNEPIEVIPTGSTALDVALGVGGLPRGRVVEVYGPESSGKTTLTLHAVANAQKLGGSVAFIDAEHALDPEYAKKLGVDIDNLILSQPDNGEQALEIVDMLVRSGALDLIVIDSVAALVPRAEIEGEMGDSHVGLQARLMSQALRKITSALNQSKTTAIFINQLREKIGVMFGSPETTTGGRALKFYASVRLDIRRIETLKDGTDAVGNRTRVKVVKNKVAPPFKQAEFDILYGQGISREGGLIDMGVEHGFVRKAGAWYTYEGDQLGQGKENARNFLKDNPDLADEIEKKILEKLGVGVRPEAEQPVAEAGADAAGVAAVPADGAAKAVPAPAGKAKPAKAAAAKS
- a CDS encoding DUF3046 domain-containing protein, whose protein sequence is MRLTIFWERMADHFGAGYADSFARDHVMAELGGLTVRQALDAGWETKDVWRGVCTAVGIPADKR
- the recX gene encoding recombination regulator RecX; this encodes MTRRTEWPGSAADPGAGPGPEFAPGHTAGSDNEPDPSHEPATRAGRGRGPGPGAGFGEGAGRRSRSRSRDSGSSSSSRAEKEEPRDPVEQARNICLRLLTGTPRTRKQLADALRKREIPDEAAEEVLSRFEDVGLIDDAAFAGAWVESRHHGRGLARRALVRELRTKGVDSAVIDEAVGRLDSEQEEETARELVARKLRSTRGLERDKRLRRLAGMLARKGYGEGMALRVVRRALEEEGEDTEGLDDTF
- a CDS encoding helix-turn-helix domain-containing protein, with translation MPEQSGGTEITELAALKALAQPRRQQILQHLTLHGPATSAILARALGLNTGATSYHLRELARYGFVADTAPPRAPGARRARWWRAVPGDRRFPPPSRRTPGMRLVMDELNRHAYAADLALFERLQRESGAAAEARGTDGRTATGRTATGRASDGHTADGRADEWADAHAYSRGSLRLTLAELQEFFEEYIALMNRYKRPDAETPAGARTVHTRLLAFPDPGPDAPGPDGSAPDDASQADNRRETDAS
- a CDS encoding MBL fold metallo-hydrolase translates to MTEHKPTDYLSYVDRVWQGEDTLLAHLSGTYSGAGLVTVRERVGFLPAFANVAVFDTGDGLVLVDSGDIRTAGPLHEAVRAYSEQPVSTVVYTHGHIDHVFGVAPFDAQADSEGRERPEVIAHEAVTARFDRYVSTAGYNTWINRRQFGVPSLNWPSTYRYPDTTYRERMTVRRGGLTFELVHAKGETDDSTYVWIPELKTLCTGDLFIWNTPNAGNPQKVQRYPEEWARALRAMQELGAELLLPGHGVPIVGRDRVHRALDDTARLLESLCEQTRALMNAGHRLDAVVHGVQVPQELLARPYLHPAYDEPEFVVRNLWRLWGGWYDQNPAHLKPAPDAAVAAEFAAAAGGAAVLAARAAELLDKGELRLAAHLAETAALAAPADVDVARTRARVYARRATAETSTMARGVFNWAAAESAAVAEGTDLETELTRSPEGRRRAAGMISVGVTDDEACGCGGEPGEDG
- a CDS encoding helix-turn-helix domain-containing protein, which codes for MPLSDAARALALRCEPRVNELARHMARESFEQLPGYADLPGDVKDLEIAATARHGVRLFLRRVSDPHPGAGGLRLFRERAAQRAEEGVPLHLLLRTHALGVYVLWQALREAAEPGEQGALIELVDLLLQSHHLLLGAVAETYMDERSALEAEQRERRRSLVRGFLDGTLEPVPALLEELGLDGPALVLAVALEPEDGPGGPDGGQPDAPGPVTVRRGMRRIQTVLDQTFGTELLFLFDAGAGHAVVPRDCEPPDDLARRLSRACGAGVRIAAARADSPAAVPEASRTATEILRIARVCGLPPGVHGLDDVLLEFHLSRPGPSGRRIAALLDPVAARPELLRTLRTYLAQQQDRRLTAVLLGLHPNTVDNRLARLAELTGLDLGSPRGTALAIAALLLRDTGQGDEGRGGA